One Lysinibacillus fusiformis genomic window carries:
- the brnQ gene encoding branched-chain amino acid transport system II carrier protein, producing MKFIKENLAVGLLLFALFLGAGNIIFPPLLGQQAGEHITTAMIGFLITGVGLPLLAIVAVAKAGGDLQLLANRVNPIFGIIFTSIVYLAIGPFFAVPRTGSVSYEIGIAPFLSEAASEHWAPLFITSVLFFALILYLSINPSKLVDRVGKILTPALLLVILLLAVKSFVTPLGEPGTAVGNYTVSPFAEGFVQGYLTMDVLSALVFGIVILQALRDMGMSDTKKQVKTTIFAGIVAAIGLAFVYISLGYIGNTSIDAIGVSNNGGTIIAKSADVLFGDLGSIVLSLTILLACVSTAVGLLTANAQFFNKLFPKISYKVFLIVFTIVSLAITNVGLTTIINTSLPVLLIIYPLAMVLMVLSLVDNFFKGGQIVYILALIPTFMVSLYDGLKLMDIKLVPYENLLKLLPLYEQSLGWLVPAIVGAIIGFILHKIFKKK from the coding sequence ATGAAATTCATCAAAGAGAATCTAGCTGTAGGTTTACTACTATTTGCACTATTCCTAGGTGCAGGAAATATTATCTTCCCTCCACTACTAGGTCAACAAGCCGGCGAACATATTACGACGGCAATGATTGGTTTCTTAATAACCGGTGTTGGTTTGCCACTACTTGCTATCGTCGCTGTTGCCAAAGCAGGAGGAGATTTACAACTTCTCGCTAATCGTGTTAACCCAATTTTCGGTATTATATTCACTTCGATTGTTTATCTTGCCATTGGACCATTTTTCGCAGTACCTCGTACAGGCTCTGTGTCCTATGAAATCGGAATTGCACCGTTTCTTTCAGAAGCAGCATCAGAGCACTGGGCTCCACTATTCATAACTTCTGTGTTATTTTTTGCGTTAATACTCTATTTATCTATTAATCCTTCCAAGCTTGTAGATCGTGTAGGAAAGATTTTAACGCCTGCACTCCTGTTAGTTATTTTATTACTAGCTGTAAAAAGCTTCGTAACACCATTAGGCGAACCAGGTACTGCGGTTGGGAACTATACCGTTTCACCTTTTGCTGAAGGCTTTGTTCAAGGTTATTTAACGATGGATGTACTGAGTGCTCTTGTTTTTGGGATTGTTATTTTACAAGCATTACGAGACATGGGTATGTCTGATACTAAAAAACAAGTCAAAACAACGATTTTTGCAGGTATCGTTGCTGCAATTGGTTTAGCTTTTGTGTACATTTCACTTGGCTATATAGGTAATACAAGTATAGATGCTATTGGTGTATCTAATAATGGTGGTACCATCATTGCAAAGTCAGCAGATGTACTTTTTGGTGATCTAGGAAGTATTGTTTTATCACTTACAATTTTGCTAGCTTGCGTCTCTACTGCAGTCGGTTTGCTTACTGCCAATGCACAGTTTTTCAACAAACTTTTCCCAAAAATTTCTTATAAAGTATTTTTAATAGTATTCACGATTGTCAGTTTAGCTATCACAAATGTTGGATTAACTACAATTATAAATACATCTCTACCTGTACTGTTAATTATCTATCCATTAGCAATGGTATTGATGGTATTATCACTTGTAGATAACTTCTTTAAAGGTGGACAAATTGTTTATATATTAGCATTAATCCCAACATTTATGGTTAGTCTTTACGATGGCTTAAAACTAATGGATATTAAACTAGTTCCCTATGAAAATCTCTTAAAATTATTACCATTGTATGAACAGAGCCTTGGCTGGCTCGTACCTGCAATAGTGGGCGCCATCATTGGCTTTATCCTCCATAAAATTTTTAAGAAAAAATAA
- a CDS encoding C40 family peptidase, whose amino-acid sequence MQKSKKWRILALSTIATSFFALQTAEAATYTVQKGDTLSKIAQNHQVSIQDLKKWNNLSKDTIYVAQKLEITKLANGEAVKPSKPTTPAQPTIVAHTVIKGDTLSKIAKQYNVTLNDIKKWNGLEKDIIYIGQVLKISPVAVIPEGDTIHNPVTPDTGTSSTETTKDPTANGQAIYKKVVETANKIVGTPYLYGGNTPEGLDCSGFIFYAFNQGGLKIGRDSSEGYYASSTTQVKNPIAGDLVFFENTYKEGISHMGIYLGNNKFIHAGTEGVEISDVTYSYWSSRLVAYKRFDIVK is encoded by the coding sequence ATGCAAAAGTCAAAAAAATGGAGAATTCTTGCTTTAAGTACTATTGCTACTTCATTTTTCGCATTACAAACAGCAGAGGCAGCGACATATACAGTACAAAAAGGTGATACTTTATCCAAAATCGCCCAAAACCATCAAGTGAGCATTCAAGATCTAAAAAAATGGAACAATCTATCGAAAGATACGATTTATGTTGCACAAAAACTAGAGATTACTAAACTGGCTAATGGTGAAGCTGTAAAGCCTTCGAAACCAACAACACCGGCACAACCAACTATAGTTGCACATACGGTAATTAAAGGTGATACGCTTTCTAAAATTGCAAAACAATATAATGTAACACTCAATGATATTAAAAAATGGAATGGATTAGAGAAAGATATAATTTATATTGGACAAGTGTTAAAGATTTCTCCAGTAGCTGTCATACCTGAGGGTGATACAATACATAATCCTGTGACTCCGGATACGGGTACATCATCAACAGAAACGACCAAAGATCCTACTGCTAATGGACAAGCTATTTATAAGAAAGTAGTCGAGACTGCCAATAAAATAGTTGGGACACCTTATCTATATGGGGGTAACACACCAGAAGGGTTAGATTGCAGTGGATTTATTTTCTATGCATTTAACCAAGGTGGTTTAAAGATTGGCAGAGACAGCAGTGAAGGTTATTATGCTAGTAGTACCACTCAAGTGAAGAATCCAATAGCTGGAGATTTAGTGTTTTTCGAGAATACTTATAAAGAAGGTATTTCTCATATGGGTATCTATCTTGGTAATAATAAGTTTATTCATGCAGGGACTGAAGGTGTTGAAATTTCTGATGTTACGTATTCTTACTGGTCCAGTAGATTAGTAGCATATAAACGATTCGATATAGTGAAATAA
- a CDS encoding accessory Sec system S-layer assembly protein, with product MGLFSFFKKSDKVVQENTIDSNEILRNDSSNNGDNRDVVTKLSFHPEWDVPQEQKYIFNFLANELEPLKPNQLSLSSISIDEEPRSGNWLVRAFFRSSLPETIELGEIELFIMDKDDELIASKKFDFKALGTIPAESARPWVFEFEKSTIKVNEVPEDGWKIAFNLVSLRDHQLELDPTWEEQLPAEQKEELAKIVKTLPKLGETEVNFTGLQAKFANNGSLNVSIFIRNGHSKAINLELLPIEIIDARGIQIAKGSFNMDPILTVQPNSTKPWTFIFPSQLVNPKGADLSRWTARVTQ from the coding sequence ATGGGCTTATTTTCATTCTTTAAAAAATCAGACAAAGTCGTTCAAGAAAACACAATTGACTCTAACGAAATATTAAGAAATGATTCTTCTAATAACGGTGATAATCGTGATGTCGTAACAAAATTATCGTTCCATCCAGAATGGGACGTTCCACAAGAACAAAAATATATTTTTAACTTCTTAGCCAATGAGTTAGAACCATTAAAGCCAAATCAATTATCGCTTTCTTCTATTAGTATTGATGAAGAGCCTCGTTCAGGAAATTGGCTCGTTCGTGCATTTTTCCGCTCGTCTTTACCGGAGACAATTGAACTTGGAGAAATTGAATTATTCATTATGGATAAAGATGATGAGCTTATAGCATCGAAAAAATTCGATTTTAAAGCATTGGGAACCATTCCTGCTGAAAGTGCTCGCCCTTGGGTATTTGAATTTGAAAAATCAACAATAAAAGTAAATGAAGTTCCTGAAGACGGCTGGAAAATTGCCTTTAACCTAGTCTCTTTACGTGATCATCAATTAGAATTAGATCCTACTTGGGAAGAACAATTACCTGCTGAACAGAAAGAAGAACTTGCGAAAATCGTAAAAACTCTACCTAAATTAGGTGAAACAGAAGTTAATTTCACAGGCTTACAAGCTAAATTCGCGAATAACGGAAGTTTAAATGTTTCTATCTTTATTCGTAATGGTCATAGTAAAGCTATCAACCTAGAACTACTACCTATAGAAATTATTGATGCAAGAGGCATACAAATAGCTAAAGGCTCATTTAACATGGACCCTATCTTGACAGTCCAACCAAATTCAACGAAGCCTTGGACGTTTATTTTCCCATCACAATTAGTGAATCCCAAAGGTGCCGACCTTTCTCGCTGGACAGCACGTGTAACACAATAA
- the secA2 gene encoding accessory Sec system translocase SecA2 codes for MFSIFKRNNELTSARQLKRYYKIVAQINNLEENYVNKSDDELKEMTFIFKDRLEQGEPITSIIPDAFAVVREASKRVLGMRHFDVQLIGGLVLTEGNIAEMPTGEGKTLVASLPSYVRALEGKGVHVITVNDYLAKRDFELVGQIHRFLGLTVGLNVPMMEPEAKKQAYNADITYGVGTEFGFDYLRDNMAHSLADKVQRAYHFAIIDEVDSVLIDEAKTPLIIAGKMPANDELHRIASMLAKRFKEEEDYDFDDETKATSLTDKGIEKVEAAFNVDNLYDLEHQTLYHYVIQAVRAHVMFKRDVDYIVKDDKIELVDMFTGRILEGRSLSDGLHQAIEAKEGVTITEENKAQAQITIQNYFRMYPRLSGMTGTAKTQEKEIREVYGMEVIQIPTNRPRQRVDQPDMIFKSQEAKYKYVAAEAKRRHEKGQPILIGTTSILQSETVADYLKKEGLKFQLLNAKTVEQEVELISEAGQKGRITVATNMAGRGTDIVLGEDVHALGGLYVIGTEKHESRRVDNQLRGRSGRQGDIGESHFILSIEDDMFRRYAKEDVEKFSAKMIADENDVIQNKDVQELIDRTQRIVEGSQYGMREYNLKLDDVINDQRTVIYGLRDKILAGEDLIEQLKQMFYETVDFAVRDAAPDELPSVEWDYDEMERSLNSLFLSPVTIDREVGKVIPILDSLQEPVDELSAKIEKFAKNDRVMAVIPQVMLSYIDSGWVKHLESMAHLKEGIGLRHYQQEDPMRVYQREGLELFGKNFQELRRSIIIEITGFMKMIEAEQGEQQ; via the coding sequence ATGTTCTCAATTTTTAAACGTAACAACGAGCTAACAAGTGCTCGTCAACTAAAACGCTACTATAAAATAGTAGCGCAGATTAATAATCTTGAAGAAAATTATGTCAACAAGTCAGATGATGAGTTAAAAGAAATGACTTTTATTTTCAAGGATCGTTTAGAACAAGGTGAGCCAATTACATCAATCATCCCTGACGCCTTTGCTGTCGTACGCGAAGCCTCAAAACGTGTATTAGGTATGCGTCATTTTGATGTACAACTTATTGGTGGTCTAGTACTAACTGAAGGAAATATTGCCGAAATGCCTACAGGTGAAGGGAAAACGCTTGTCGCGTCACTTCCATCTTATGTACGCGCATTAGAAGGCAAAGGTGTTCATGTCATTACGGTAAATGATTATCTTGCCAAGCGTGACTTTGAACTTGTAGGACAAATTCACCGTTTCCTTGGCCTAACAGTTGGCTTAAACGTGCCAATGATGGAGCCAGAGGCAAAAAAACAAGCCTATAATGCAGATATTACATACGGTGTCGGTACTGAATTTGGTTTCGACTACTTGCGTGATAACATGGCACATAGCTTGGCTGATAAAGTTCAACGTGCCTACCACTTCGCTATTATCGATGAAGTTGATAGTGTACTAATCGATGAAGCAAAAACACCACTTATTATTGCTGGTAAAATGCCTGCGAACGATGAACTACACCGCATTGCTTCAATGCTCGCTAAACGCTTCAAAGAAGAAGAAGACTATGATTTTGACGATGAGACAAAAGCTACGTCTTTAACAGATAAAGGTATTGAAAAGGTCGAGGCTGCATTCAATGTTGATAATCTCTATGACCTCGAACACCAAACTCTTTATCACTATGTTATTCAAGCTGTTCGTGCTCACGTTATGTTTAAACGCGATGTTGACTATATTGTTAAAGATGACAAAATTGAACTTGTAGATATGTTCACAGGTCGTATTTTAGAGGGTCGTTCACTTTCTGATGGCTTGCATCAAGCTATTGAAGCTAAAGAAGGTGTAACAATTACTGAAGAAAACAAAGCGCAAGCACAAATTACAATTCAAAACTATTTCCGTATGTATCCGAGGCTTTCTGGGATGACGGGTACAGCGAAAACACAGGAAAAGGAAATACGAGAAGTGTACGGAATGGAAGTTATTCAAATTCCAACAAATCGTCCACGTCAACGTGTCGATCAGCCTGACATGATCTTCAAATCACAAGAAGCTAAATATAAATATGTGGCAGCTGAGGCTAAACGTCGTCATGAAAAAGGCCAACCTATTTTAATCGGTACCACTTCTATTCTACAATCTGAAACTGTGGCAGATTATTTGAAAAAGGAAGGGTTAAAATTCCAATTATTAAACGCGAAAACAGTTGAACAAGAAGTCGAACTAATATCTGAAGCAGGTCAAAAAGGCCGTATTACAGTCGCAACAAATATGGCTGGTCGTGGTACAGATATCGTGCTAGGTGAAGACGTACATGCACTTGGTGGTCTATATGTTATCGGTACTGAAAAGCATGAAAGCCGCCGTGTTGATAATCAGCTTCGCGGTCGTTCAGGTCGTCAAGGTGACATTGGCGAAAGCCACTTTATTCTCTCTATTGAAGATGATATGTTCCGTCGTTACGCAAAAGAAGATGTTGAAAAATTCTCTGCCAAAATGATTGCAGATGAAAATGACGTAATCCAAAACAAAGATGTACAAGAACTTATCGACCGCACACAACGCATTGTTGAAGGTTCACAATACGGTATGCGCGAGTACAATTTAAAATTAGATGATGTTATCAATGATCAACGTACAGTGATTTACGGTCTACGCGACAAGATTTTAGCCGGTGAAGATTTAATAGAACAATTGAAACAAATGTTTTATGAAACAGTCGATTTTGCGGTACGTGATGCAGCGCCAGATGAATTACCTTCTGTAGAATGGGACTATGATGAGATGGAAAGGTCATTAAATAGTCTTTTCCTGTCACCGGTCACAATTGATAGAGAAGTAGGAAAAGTAATTCCTATTTTAGATTCACTGCAAGAGCCAGTTGATGAATTATCTGCAAAAATAGAAAAATTTGCTAAAAATGACCGTGTCATGGCTGTTATTCCCCAAGTAATGCTTAGCTATATTGATAGCGGCTGGGTGAAACATTTAGAATCAATGGCGCATCTAAAAGAAGGAATCGGCTTACGTCATTACCAACAAGAAGACCCTATGCGAGTTTATCAGCGTGAGGGACTTGAATTGTTCGGGAAGAATTTCCAAGAATTACGCCGTTCTATTATTATAGAAATAACAGGCTTCATGAAGATGATTGAAGCTGAACAGGGGGAACAACAATAA
- a CDS encoding glycosyltransferase family 4 protein, whose protein sequence is MLYVSLIAAFVASILLTPLVKRLAFRIGAVDAPNYRKVHAKIMPRLGGLAIFLAFLIGVAMLYPYLINALPRLKISEYGLIAIIIGATIIVATGVVDDMREISAKAKMLGQLIAALIVIFVGGIQIEFINLPFFGELDFGFLSIPLTILWIVGITNAINLIDGLDGLAAGVSSIALITLAGMAIIMNNMFVLAIAAILAVATIGFLFYNFHPAKIFMGDTGALFLGFMISVLALLGFKNVTVISFIIPVIMLGVPISDTFFAIIRRVRMKKKWSDPDKSHLHHRLLDMGFTHRQTVLIIYGIAMMFGLAAIIFSMAKLWGAILLVAVILTAIEIFVEVIGLAGKNYKPLLNFVRIFNK, encoded by the coding sequence ATGCTTTATGTGTCTTTAATAGCAGCATTCGTTGCTTCCATTTTGTTAACTCCACTAGTTAAACGTTTAGCGTTCAGAATAGGTGCCGTTGACGCGCCGAACTATCGAAAAGTACATGCGAAAATTATGCCGAGACTTGGCGGATTGGCAATTTTCCTTGCGTTTTTAATTGGAGTGGCTATGCTATATCCGTATTTAATAAACGCACTACCTAGGTTGAAGATTAGTGAATATGGTTTAATTGCAATTATTATCGGAGCTACCATTATCGTAGCTACAGGTGTTGTTGATGATATGCGTGAAATATCGGCCAAGGCGAAAATGCTTGGCCAACTGATTGCTGCACTAATTGTTATTTTTGTTGGTGGTATTCAAATTGAATTTATCAATCTACCATTTTTTGGTGAGTTAGATTTTGGCTTCTTAAGTATTCCTTTAACGATTCTGTGGATTGTTGGTATTACAAATGCCATTAATTTAATCGATGGCTTAGATGGTCTAGCTGCAGGTGTATCATCGATTGCTCTCATTACACTGGCTGGTATGGCGATAATCATGAACAATATGTTTGTATTAGCGATTGCAGCCATTTTAGCAGTAGCAACAATTGGTTTCCTATTTTATAATTTCCATCCAGCGAAAATTTTTATGGGCGATACCGGCGCATTATTCCTTGGTTTTATGATATCGGTATTAGCATTACTAGGTTTTAAAAACGTAACAGTTATTTCGTTCATTATCCCAGTTATTATGCTAGGTGTACCGATTTCTGATACATTCTTTGCCATTATTCGTCGAGTACGTATGAAGAAAAAGTGGTCAGATCCAGATAAATCCCATTTACATCACCGTTTATTGGATATGGGCTTCACTCATCGTCAAACAGTTCTCATTATTTATGGTATTGCGATGATGTTCGGATTAGCCGCTATCATCTTCTCGATGGCAAAATTATGGGGTGCAATTTTACTGGTAGCTGTTATTTTAACGGCCATTGAAATTTTTGTTGAAGTGATAGGATTGGCAGGTAAAAACTATAAACCGCTGTTGAATTTTGTGCGGATATTTAATAAATAA
- a CDS encoding LCP family protein, with product MKRNNLKKKKRSSKASLIIKVALLLVASLLICVTAYGVYITKQAKHAADSAHEVLEGREVSTLREEKVEPVHDNVSILFVGVDDSENRGQGSENSRSDALILATLNNKTKTIKMLSIPRDSYVYIPSVGYKDKIAHAHAFGGTLSTIETVEGLLDIPIDYYVRMNFNAFIDVVDALGGIEAKVPYVLHEKDEFDRNSINLQPGLQHLNGSEALALARTRKQDSDIERGKRQQEILTAIIKQVATVGAISKYDDVIKAIGDNMKTDMTFSEMKSFLSYLTQGMPRIDSLTLDGTDDMSTGIYFYQLNQESVDEVTSTLKNHLNLNKSSSSLTSGNTGKDNAAGEDDPSTNESAQ from the coding sequence ATGAAAAGAAACAATTTAAAAAAGAAAAAGAGGTCATCTAAAGCTTCCTTAATTATCAAAGTAGCTTTACTACTCGTTGCTAGTTTACTAATTTGTGTCACTGCTTACGGTGTCTACATCACGAAGCAGGCTAAACATGCAGCAGACTCAGCGCACGAGGTATTAGAAGGTCGAGAAGTTTCTACACTACGTGAAGAAAAAGTAGAACCTGTGCATGATAATGTTTCCATTTTATTTGTCGGTGTAGATGATAGTGAAAATCGAGGTCAAGGTTCTGAAAACTCGCGTTCAGATGCGCTCATTTTAGCAACGCTAAACAATAAAACGAAGACGATTAAAATGCTAAGCATCCCTCGCGATTCTTACGTTTATATTCCTTCCGTAGGATATAAAGATAAAATTGCCCATGCACATGCGTTTGGTGGTACACTTTCTACAATTGAAACCGTTGAAGGTTTATTAGATATTCCAATTGATTATTATGTACGTATGAACTTCAATGCTTTTATCGATGTTGTTGATGCATTAGGTGGTATCGAGGCAAAGGTACCATATGTCTTACATGAGAAGGATGAATTCGATCGCAATTCAATCAACTTACAACCTGGCTTACAACATTTAAACGGTAGTGAAGCACTCGCACTTGCTCGTACACGTAAGCAAGATAGTGATATTGAACGTGGTAAACGTCAACAAGAAATTTTAACAGCGATTATTAAACAAGTGGCTACAGTTGGCGCCATTTCAAAATATGATGATGTCATTAAAGCAATCGGTGATAATATGAAAACCGACATGACATTTAGTGAAATGAAATCTTTCCTATCTTATTTAACGCAAGGTATGCCACGTATAGACTCATTAACGCTAGATGGTACGGATGATATGTCAACAGGCATATACTTTTATCAATTAAATCAAGAATCAGTAGATGAAGTAACAAGTACACTCAAAAACCATCTCAACTTAAATAAATCTTCGTCTAGCCTAACTAGTGGTAATACGGGTAAAGATAACGCAGCTGGCGAAGACGATCCCTCCACAAATGAATCAGCACAATAA
- a CDS encoding YigZ family protein: MRENYLTVKGYGESEIIISKSRFLTYIERAETEEDAITFIESIKKSHHNATHNCSAYIIGAHDHIQKANDDGEPSGTAGVPMLEVLKKQGLKDTVVVVTRYFGGIKLGGGGLIRAYGKATTEGLLAAQVVERKLHHIIKIAIDYTWLGKVENEIRSSSYTLEEIRYLEGVEIIVSVLKEQENLFRNWVTELTNGQAKITFEDVQFIEFVVK, from the coding sequence ATGAGAGAAAACTATTTAACTGTTAAAGGATATGGAGAAAGCGAAATCATTATTTCTAAATCACGCTTTCTCACTTATATAGAACGTGCAGAGACAGAAGAGGATGCAATTACTTTTATTGAAAGTATAAAAAAATCACACCATAATGCCACACATAATTGCTCAGCTTATATAATTGGGGCACATGATCATATTCAAAAGGCGAATGATGATGGGGAACCTAGTGGCACAGCTGGCGTCCCAATGTTAGAAGTATTGAAAAAACAAGGTCTAAAGGATACGGTCGTTGTCGTTACACGTTACTTCGGTGGCATAAAGCTAGGCGGCGGCGGTCTTATTCGTGCATATGGAAAAGCAACAACTGAAGGCTTACTCGCTGCACAAGTTGTCGAACGGAAGTTACATCATATTATAAAAATTGCCATCGACTACACATGGCTAGGAAAAGTAGAAAACGAGATTCGTAGTTCTTCCTATACATTAGAAGAAATCCGCTACCTAGAAGGTGTCGAAATCATTGTCTCTGTGCTAAAAGAGCAAGAAAATTTATTCCGAAATTGGGTAACCGAATTAACAAACGGACAAGCAAAAATCACTTTCGAGGATGTACAATTTATCGAATTTGTTGTGAAATAA
- a CDS encoding sensor histidine kinase, with amino-acid sequence MFSNDTFDLESLDGVFNRMLETIMSSKDDIFIISEQSRLSFEDMQKELEIVRKQISIVIDEGDALEKSTQLAKQRLVLVSKAFDNYTEEQVRDAYETAHDFQVKLSVIKTQEKQLRDKRDDLERRLRGLLDTIERADHIVNQVNVVLNYLTSDLKNVGLALEQAKMKQDFGIRIIAAQEEERKRLSREIHDGPAQMLANVLMRTDLIERTYREKGIENALAEIADLKKTVRNALSEVRRIIYDLRPMALDDLGIIPTLKKYLSTVTEYNPGVEVHFQSRSTEQRIPSNYEVSIFRLVQECVTNAMKHGKCKDIWVKLEWLPNAVNIVVKDDGVGFDPRGVKDHSFGILGMRERIEILNGTISIDSEINRGTTVLFKIPLEVE; translated from the coding sequence ATGTTTTCAAATGATACCTTCGATTTAGAGTCGCTTGATGGCGTATTTAATCGAATGTTAGAGACAATAATGAGCTCCAAAGATGATATCTTCATTATAAGCGAACAAAGTCGTTTAAGCTTTGAAGATATGCAAAAAGAGCTAGAAATTGTACGAAAACAAATATCAATAGTTATCGATGAAGGCGATGCTTTAGAAAAAAGTACGCAGCTTGCGAAGCAAAGACTTGTGTTAGTGAGTAAAGCATTTGATAATTATACCGAAGAACAAGTTAGAGATGCATATGAAACGGCACATGATTTTCAAGTGAAACTATCAGTCATTAAAACACAAGAAAAGCAATTACGCGACAAAAGAGATGACTTAGAGAGAAGATTAAGAGGATTACTCGATACGATTGAACGTGCTGATCATATTGTCAATCAAGTGAATGTCGTTTTAAATTATTTAACATCGGATTTAAAAAATGTTGGGTTAGCGCTTGAACAAGCAAAAATGAAGCAGGATTTTGGTATCCGTATAATCGCTGCACAAGAAGAAGAGCGGAAACGATTATCAAGAGAAATTCATGATGGACCTGCTCAAATGTTGGCCAATGTATTAATGCGCACTGATTTAATTGAAAGAACGTATCGTGAAAAGGGCATTGAAAATGCTTTGGCGGAAATAGCTGATTTAAAGAAAACGGTGCGTAACGCATTATCTGAAGTGCGTCGTATTATTTACGATTTACGACCAATGGCGCTCGATGATTTGGGCATTATTCCGACATTAAAGAAATATTTGTCGACAGTGACTGAATATAATCCTGGTGTCGAAGTTCATTTCCAATCAAGAAGCACCGAACAACGTATTCCTTCAAACTATGAAGTATCCATTTTCCGTTTAGTGCAAGAATGTGTAACCAATGCCATGAAGCACGGGAAATGTAAGGATATATGGGTCAAGCTCGAGTGGTTGCCCAATGCGGTAAATATCGTCGTAAAAGATGATGGCGTAGGATTTGATCCTCGCGGCGTCAAAGACCATTCTTTTGGTATTTTAGGTATGCGAGAACGAATTGAAATCTTAAATGGTACAATCTCAATTGATAGTGAGATAAATCGAGGCACAACGGTCCTATTTAAAATTCCGTTAGAAGTAGAGTGA
- a CDS encoding response regulator transcription factor — MTKIIIVDDHQLFREGVKRILDFEDTFDVVAEGDDGTDVVNLYAENQPNVVLMDINMPGRNGVEATADLIAEFPDAKVIMLSIHDDETYVTHALKSGALGYMLKEMDADEIVEAIKVVANGGSYLHPKVTKNLVAEFRRLSEHENKGNFHQTEIRRPFHLLTKRECEVLQLLTDGQSNRTIGETLFISEKTVKNHVSSILQKMNVNDRTQAVVTAIKNGWVEVR, encoded by the coding sequence ATGACGAAGATTATTATTGTAGACGATCACCAGCTATTCCGTGAAGGGGTAAAACGTATTTTAGATTTTGAAGATACGTTTGATGTAGTTGCTGAAGGTGACGATGGTACAGATGTAGTAAACTTATACGCAGAAAATCAACCAAATGTGGTATTAATGGATATTAATATGCCAGGCAGAAATGGTGTAGAAGCAACAGCAGATTTAATTGCAGAATTTCCAGATGCAAAAGTAATCATGCTATCCATTCATGATGATGAAACTTACGTTACTCATGCACTGAAATCAGGTGCACTTGGTTATATGTTAAAAGAGATGGATGCTGACGAAATCGTAGAAGCCATTAAAGTAGTGGCGAACGGCGGTTCTTACCTACATCCAAAAGTAACGAAAAATTTAGTAGCAGAATTCCGACGTCTTTCTGAACATGAAAACAAAGGTAACTTCCATCAAACAGAAATTCGCCGTCCATTCCATCTATTGACGAAACGTGAATGTGAAGTATTACAACTATTAACAGATGGTCAATCAAACCGTACAATTGGTGAAACATTGTTTATCTCTGAAAAAACAGTAAAAAACCACGTTTCAAGCATTTTACAAAAAATGAATGTGAACGACCGTACGCAAGCTGTTGTAACAGCTATTAAAAACGGCTGGGTTGAAGTACGTTAA